Sequence from the Tenrec ecaudatus isolate mTenEca1 chromosome 6, mTenEca1.hap1, whole genome shotgun sequence genome:
ctgtgttcttcatcggtactaccgctcaccctgactgacccatctcctctcctaaacccctctatgaggggatctccattggccgacacttgggccttgggtctcctctctgcatttccccctttattcaatatggtatatatacatacacacacatatatacatatgtatatatatctttttttttgcatgatgccttatacctggtccctttggcatctcatgaccgaactggctggtgtgctccttccatgtgggcatttttgcttctgagctagatggccgcttgttcaccttcaagtctttaagaccccagacactatctcttttgatagccaggcaccatcagctttcttcaccacatttgcttatgcacccatttgtcttcagcgatcctatcatggaggtgtacagccaatgatatgatttttttgtttctttgatgccttataaccgatcccttcgggaccactcgatcacacaggttggtgtgttcttccatgtggactttgttgcttttttgctagatggccccttgtttatcttcaaacctttaagaccccaatcactatctcttttgatagccggtcaccatcagctttctttaccacatttacttgttcacccactttggcttcagcagttgtgtcgggagagtgagcatcatagagttccaatttaataaaagaaagtattcatgcattgagtgagtgcttgaggagaggcccaaggtccttccaccaccttaatacttaacctataaatatagacacatagatctatttccccgtcctcctatatatatttgcatgtacatgtctttgtctagacctccataaatgccctttgactcctagctctttcctccatctcccttgactttcctcctgccctactaccatgctccatcaccacctggCCTACAGCTATAACTCTTGTCTACGCaaacttacccttgatcattccccaccaggcctgccactcccccctctctacccttttgggtcccatgttgttcccttgtccctgtgtttgttaacaccacttccttaccccccttatCCCCCTACCCCaagtacccccggaactgtcggtcccattctttttcctccagatagtttatccagcctgtcctattcagacagacctgtagagacactaacatgcacgaaaacaagacagaggaaaacaaagcaacagtatacaactagacaacaaaacagcaaaaacaaaccaatgacaaagaacagaacaaaacacttcacaagagaaaagcttatagttagttcagggattgtttgctggcccttaggaccgttttccaatccagtctgttgaggcaccatgccctggccccaaagtccactttcagcattccctagggaccttgccactccattcccttgccgtTCCGCTGCTCTCCCCCAGTGcttcgcctcggtgtggtggggtcaggtcaggtgcagttcaCACACTGtgcctctggtgctgtcccctgtattgcctttagtcactgaggggcatcatttctcatacttGGGCAAGCCATGTTTTAACAACTTTTTATATTGAATCAAACCAAATATAATCAAAGTCCTTGGTGAGTACTTTTGTTTTCTAGACACAGTGCTTTGTAAAATATTTGCAGTGCGTAAAACACAAACCTGTCTCTTAAAGAAGCTGAAAATCACTACTGTCCTAGCTGAATAATCTAAAATACTGGACTCAATATGCTGTTTAAGGTGTAAATTATTAAAGTTAATGGTCCCCATCTTTAATTCCAGATTATTTTAGAGTCCCTAAACTTGTGGTTGTACTAAATAAATCACAATTTGAGGGAACTTCACAAGCAATTTGAGAATGTTGTAACGTCAAAATAGTTTATCTCCAGGTGAAATTATAGTTGTATTTTCCAAGTAAATGATACCTTCTTGGAGTTCATAGTCCATAGCTCAGACAGATGAAGCTAAAACATACAAAGCTCCAAACGAGGAAGATTGTGCAAATCCAAGAAATCAGATCCATTCGCATTTGCATCTTAGGACTTTTCAGGCATCGCTACACATGATGGAAACTGCTGGCCTCAATCAGCAGGGTCTTTAGACAGCTCTAGCTGAAAGCAGGACTGGCCTTCTGCTGGACCCAAATCCCAGCTGAAAAAGggggtgaatgaaaacaactaCAGTATGCCCTACGTAGCTAGCagattcatctttcttccatgattGGCTGGATTTCAATTAATCATCAGTGATAGTCAAAATCAGAGCTCTCTGCTGGCATGCCAAGTACAATGGTGGTCTCATCTGTGACCCTGATTGCTGGTCCAGTGGCTATAGGGATTTGGGTAGATGCCTTCGTTGTACTGGTTAACTGCATTGGCTACTTGAAAAGGAGACGTATCTCCTTGGCTGACATCATCGTGGTCAGCATGGCCACCTGCAGAACCTGTTTGTTGTGTATAATACTTTTAGACGGTTTTGTTAGGCTGCTCTCTCCAGATACGTCATCTAATGTGAAAATCATAAGCACTTTTGATGTTTTCTGGACACTTAGTAAGCATGCAAATGCTTGGTTTACTTCTTGCTTCAGCATATTCTATTTATTCAAGATAACCATTACCTCCCATCCACTTTTCCTGTGGGTGAAGCAAATATTAGCAGGTTCATCCTGGGGATTTTTCTGGGGTCATTTCTTATCACTTTACTGATTAGTGTTTCAAGGAGCTATTTGGATGATGGCTTCTGGTATCACTCCTACCAGGGCACTAATGAAGAAAACATGACATTGGAATTTAAGGTGAGTAAACTCTAAATTTATTTGCAACATATTCTCCTGAACTTACAGTCTATAGTCCCCTTTATTCTATCACCCATCTAATTACTTTTCTCCTGATTAAGACACACCAAGCAGATGAAACTTCATGCCACAGAGTCTGGAGTCCCAGCACAGAGCCCCACATGAAGGCATAAAGGCAGTGGTCACCTTTCTGCTCTTCTTCATTCTATACTATGTAGTCTTCCTTGTACTAACCTATAGCTGTATAACTCCTCATCGCaaatgagtggtgatattgggtggCCTAATAGCCATCATTTTCCCATCCAGCCATTCGTTCACCCTGATCCTGGGCAACAACAAGCTGAGGGCTGCTTTCCTGAAGGTGCTAGGGTTTGTGAAGGGTTCCACAACCCTTTGTTCcatagagaggcctaaggagacgactgaataaaatttttaaaaagaaggagaaaTCAACAAAATCTCCCAAGTAATTACATTATTTTCCCGATCTATCATGGGACATTATTAATATCGGTCATTATCCTGAAGATCACTTTTGTGTTCtgtcctgtttgttttttaatgcaatGCTATCATGGAACCATGGTTTCATTGTCTttttaagaaataaagaaaaaccttAAACTTACAGTAACATGTGCCATCACACTGGCAAAGCAAAGAGCCCTGGCTGGGCAATAGTTAGCATTCAGCTGCTTGACACCACCCGCTCGGTAGTTTGACTCCAGCGGTCATCTGATGGAGAAATGACCTAGCAATCTGCTCTTGTAATTACTTAGAGCCTTGGCAACCCTATGGAGAAATTCTGTCCTATTTCATTGAACTCAGTTCTATAGAGCACAACTGCCACACTGACAAGGGCCTTGAACTCAATGAGTAGATTTTCAGGCAAACAAACTGGGGAAGAAGCTTGAATATACTGAGTCGCTTGTCTTGATCCTGAGGGAAGTAAAAGAGTCTTTGATAAGATTCTACCTAAGACAAAcctaaggaaaagaaaattaagaagtGCATGATCTTGTTTTCCATGACTAGACCAAGCTGGTTATGGCAGGTTTAGGAGTCAAAGGATTCTTTAGAATGTTCTGCTCAGCCTTCTAGATTCTGGATTTTTCCATGTTGTGTTGTTGTTCACAACtctcttttttcaatttttttgctGTTATAATTTATGAAAATGTTCATGCTTTTCTACTACCCATTGGGCAAATGAAAGAAGTAGGAGAAATGTAGTATATTTATATTGGAAGATGTTTTAAATTCAAGAATAAAATCTAGTTTATTGTGATTCATATAACTGAAATGCAATTTTTGTGTGTTAGTTATCTCATGTTTCtccaagaaaaataaatctaCTGAAATAAGTTTAATACACTACCCTCCTCCTTTATCAATATTATTATGTATCAGAGATTGCATTAGTATTGAATGTTGATGTAAGAGAGAATAATGAATACATTTGAATACATAATGGAGGATGCCAGATGTACATCGTTAATACATAAGATAGTTGAATAGATATTTTTACTCttgtcataaatgtgaaatgtcagataatgagaTAATCAGTAAGTGAGGACTACGTGTAGTAGATTGTACTATTTCCTAGAAATAATTTTCTtctaaaaattttgtttttttactaatATGTCCCTTTACAGAAGTGACTACAGTATGGACTATGTAATTATGAACATTATAAGGGGATTTGGTTGGACCTAGGTAACTATAACATGTTTACTTCTTAAATTTTATATGAAAATGCTTATTATGCAAAAGACAACATTTCAAGACTTGAATTGTCAAGGGGAATGTTTCTTATATTAAATAAAACTAAGAATGGCAAACCTTTATCTGGCATCTTTCTATTAAAAAAACAGCTACGGAAAGGGTGATTCCTAGTAAATATCGTCATGTGTTTTGCTGATCTGATTAACACTACTATCACCTATACTTAGATATATCATATCCTTCCTTCATTAACTATCAAAATACAGACCAAAACATTATCCTCTGACTGAATAGTAACTCTTTATAATCTGATTGTTACAACTATTTCAAAAACTAAAATTCATGTCCATCCCAAAAGCCTGATCTGTGGGGAATTTTTTACTTACACTTATTAagataaaattttatttgtaaattattttattaaacatATTTTAGGGAAGCCCTATTCAAACTTGAATGTGATGGGTCCAACGATGGATAGCTTTCAGGAAGAAGCTTATTGCAAATTCATGAAATGAAACCTGGTTGCTTTTGCATGGGAGCAAACAGGTTCAGCCAACAGTGTTAGTTGTCATTCACTAAAGAGTAATAATTATAATCTGTGCAGGCTTCAAATAGCTGCTTGAGTTCTTTATTTGAATCCGTTGATCATTTCATCTTCATGAATATAGAGCCTAtcctatttcagaggacagctggGAAGTTTGGGGAATTATATCAAAATCCAAAAAGTAACAGATGAaaatactaatccatggtgtgaagatTTTATTCATCATTCTCCAGCTGGCCATCTGCAAGTTAGTCCATCGGCAGTGACTGCTAAGGTCAGTGTATTCTTGGcacaaacatgctcagcatagAAGACAGCATATTTATGATCATAATAACTGGAGAATTCATAGCAGGATTGTTGGGGAACGGCTTTATTGGAGTAGTGACCTGCATTGACTGGTTTAAGAAGAAAAAGCTCACCTCTATTGACTACATCCTCATGAGTTTAGCTTTCTCCAGGATTTCTGTAATTTGTATCTTAGAAGTAGACATGATCTTACAAATCTTCTACCCTGATGTTTCTTTCAGTAGTAAAATAATAGTGGTCAATAATCTATTCTGGGTACTCAGCAATCATTCAAGCAGCTGGTTTGGCACATGCCTAAGTGTCTTCTACCTCCTGAAGATTGCGAACTTCTCCCATCCACTTTTTCTCTGGCTGAAGTGGAGAATTGACAGACTCACCGTCCCTATCCTCCTGCTGTGCTTCATTATCTCTCTATTGGCATTCCTTATTGTAGTAACCGTAATGACTGGTGATGTTCACTTTCATATCACTGAGGAATGCAACATCACTGAACTGCTCTATGTGAGTGAAGTTCATCAGCTTACAATATTCAATATCTTTGGCTTGATGGTAATTGTCCCATTTGCTATGTCATTGATCTCACTTATCCTTTTAATTATATCTCTATGGAGACATACGAAGCAAATGGAACACAATGCTACAGGCTCTAGAGACCCCAGCACAGAGGCCCATGTGAGGGCCCTGACAA
This genomic interval carries:
- the TAS2R9 gene encoding LOW QUALITY PROTEIN: taste receptor type 2 member 9 (The sequence of the model RefSeq protein was modified relative to this genomic sequence to represent the inferred CDS: inserted 3 bases in 3 codons; substituted 4 bases at 4 genomic stop codons), which produces MPSTMVVSSVTLIAGPVAIGIWVDAFVVLVNCIGYLKRRRISLADIIVVSMATCRTCLLCIILLDGFVRLLSPDTSSNVKIISTFDVFWTLSKHANAWFTSCFSIFYLFKITITSHPLFLWVKXNISRFILGIFLGSFLITLLISVSRSYLDDGFWYHSYQGTNEENMTLEFKVSKLXIYLQHILLNLQSIVPFILSPIXLLFSXLRHTKQMKLHATESXSPSTEPHMKXIKAVVTFLLFFILYYVVFLVLTYSCITPHRKXVVILGGLIAIIFPSSHSFTLILGNNKLRAAFLKVLGFVKGSTTLCSIERPKETTE
- the TAS2R8 gene encoding taste receptor type 2 member 8; this encodes MLSIEDSIFMIIITGEFIAGLLGNGFIGVVTCIDWFKKKKLTSIDYILMSLAFSRISVICILEVDMILQIFYPDVSFSSKIIVVNNLFWVLSNHSSSWFGTCLSVFYLLKIANFSHPLFLWLKWRIDRLTVPILLLCFIISLLAFLIVVTVMTGDVHFHITEECNITELLYVSEVHQLTIFNIFGLMVIVPFAMSLISLILLIISLWRHTKQMEHNATGSRDPSTEAHVRALTTVTSFVFLLFVYYLSYFLMATSYIVTHQKLAVLFGETISMLYPTGHSLILLLGSNKLRQTSARMLIRVKNSLHDAKS